One Panicum virgatum strain AP13 chromosome 9K, P.virgatum_v5, whole genome shotgun sequence genomic region harbors:
- the LOC120647862 gene encoding PTI1-like tyrosine-protein kinase 1 translates to MGGWSVLSFFRRTKAADSSSTSNTPVFAVNTTELVLTVPELMTARDLNKATRSFSAARLVGRGRNAAVYMATLPSGAVAAAKWLETPPFGSSSTWSASDDAFLRQQVSVLSTLRHDNLGRLLGYAVAPDLRVLVFEFATMGTLHDVLHARADRAGRGGGLQYLHEAAAVSHGGVRSTNVLLFEGLRAKIADYDVLDQLPRDDTGCVINFGTASAYLPPEYLMTGRRIPLKCDVYSFGVVLLEILTGRASWDATMDPHGLVDWATPLLRKGGVEQWIDPKLGTQ, encoded by the exons ATGGGTGGGTGGAGCGTCTTGTCGTTCTTCCGCCGGACGAAGGCGGCCGACTCGTCGTCCACCTCCAACACGCCTGTGTTTGCAG TGAACACCACGGAGCTGGTCCTCACCGTGCCGGAGCTGATGACGGCTCGCGATCTGAACAAGGCCACCCGGTCCTTCTCGGCCGCGAGGCTCGTCGGCCGGGGGCGCAACGCCGCCGTGTACATGGCCACGCTGCCGAgcggcgcggtcgccgccgccaagTGGCTCGAGACGCCGCCCTTCGGCTCCAGCAGCACCTGGAGCGCCTCCGACGACGCGTTCCTGAGGCAGCAGGTGTCGGTGCTCTCGACGCTCCGGCACGACAACCTCGGCCGCCTGCTCGGGTACGCCGTCGCCCCCGACCTCCGCGTTCTTGTCTTCGAGTTCGCCACCATGGGCACGCTCCACGACGTCCTGCACG CGCGCGCGGATCGCGCTGGACGCGGCGGGGGGCTCCAGTACCtgcacgaggcggcggcggtgtcgcaCGGGGGCGTCAGGTCGACCAACGTGCTGCTGTTCGAGGGCCTCCGGGCCAAGATCGCCGACTACGACGTGCTCGACCAGCTGCCGCGGGATGACACGGGGTGCGTGATCAATTTCGGGACGGCCTCCGCTTACCTGCCGCCGGAGTATCTGATGACTGGCCGGAGGATTCCTCTCAAGTGTGACGTCTACAGCTTCGGAGTAGTACTGCTCGAGATCCTGACGGGGAGGGCGTCGTGGGATGCAACCATGGATCCGCATGGACTGGTGGATTGG GCAACTCCATTGCTGAGAAAAGGAGGAGTTGAGCAATGGATCGACCCGAAGCTTGGCACGCAGTAA
- the LOC120650920 gene encoding translin-like gives MRPAAAAATATAAALRLRLRLRSAAASLSPPATALLTHRRAALLLPPLRRLCSPAPPRASAAPDSQPPPGLLSPVMDAQFESFRSQLDESSTLRDRIRTVVSEIESASRVATAALLLVHQPVPLEDVLGKAKAQVEVIKGLYAQLAEVLKECPGQYYRYHGDWKSETQVVVSMLAFMHWLETGGLLMHAEAQEKLGLSSGEFCLDVEDYLTGLCFMSNEFPRFVVNRVTAGDYDCPRKVLSFLTDLHASFRMLNLRNDFLRKKFDGMKYDLRRVEEVYYDVKIRGLAPAESKQEASQS, from the exons ATGAGacccgcagccgcagcagccaccgccaccgccgccgcgctccgcctccgcctccgcctccgctccgccgccgcttctcTCTCGCCCCCAGCCACAGCTCTCCTCACccaccgccgagccgccctgctcctgccccctctccgccgcctctgctcccccgcccctccccgcgcctccgccgcccccgactCCCAGCCCCCGCCGGGGCTGCTCTCTCCCGTCATGGACGCGCAGTTCGAGTCCTTCCGCTCGCAGCTTGACGAGTCCTCCACCCTCCGCGACCGCATCCGCACCGTCGTCTCCGAGATCGAGTCTGCGTCCCGCGTCGCCACGgccgcgctcctcctcgtccaccagcCCGTCCCCCTCGAAG ATGTACTCGGGAAGGCGAAGGCGCAGGTGGAGGTAATCAAGGGGCTGTATGCGCAGCTGGCGGAGGTCCTCAAGGAGTGCCCCGGCCAGTACTACAG GTACCACGGTGATTGGAAGTCCGAGACGCAGGTGGTGGTGTCGATGCTCGCGTTCATGCACTGGCTGGAGACTGGCGGGCTATTAATGCACGCTGAGGCCCAGGAGAAGCTAGGAT TGAGCTCTGGGGAGTTTTGCCTTGATGTTGAGGACTATCTGACAG GATTGTGCTTCATGTCCAATGAATTT CCTAGATTTGTTGTAAATCGCGTCACTGCTGGAGACTATGACTGTCCTAGAAAGGTTCTGAGCTTCTTGACTGATCTTCATGCTTCGTTTAGGATGCTGAACCTGCGCAATGACTTCTTGCGCAAGAAATTTGATG GGATGAAGTATGATTTGAGGAGGGTGGAGGAGGTCTACTATGACGTGAAGATCCGTGGACTTGCACCAGCGGAGTCGAAACAAGAGGCGTCTCAGTCGTAG
- the LOC120647863 gene encoding PE-PGRS family protein PE_PGRS16-like, with protein MSPRGERRRDSLRTRIISRGEHHGEEGGQRREGAGGIDGEGKEGATGGERAVGEGGARHRRQMVVSAGMSGPAGREGRAGAGKTGREGTTSGERAVSEGGARHRRQMVVSAGMSGPAGREGRAGAGGTGREGATGGDPGSRGGHRGRRRNGPPAAAGGTYGDGSLHRRAAAVAKRRSIIEVSGAAK; from the exons ATGAGCCCGCGAGGGGAGCGGCGCCGAGACAGCCTCCGCACGCGCATCATCTCGCGCGGTGAGCACCACGGCGAGGAGGGAGGGCAGCGGCGTGAAGGGGCTGGCGGGATCGACGGGGAGGGAAAGGAGGGCGCCACCGGCGGGGAGCGCGCCGTCGGTGAAGGCGGAGCGCGCCACCGGCGGCAGATGGTGGTGTCGGCGGGGATGTCGGGGCCggcagggagggaggggagggcgggGGCCGGCAAGACTGGCAGGGAGGGCACCACCAGCGGGGAGCGCGCCGTCAGTGAAGGCGGAGCGCGTCACCGGCGGCAGATGGTGGTGTCGGCAGGGATGTCGGGGCCggcagggagggaggggagggcgggGGCCGGTGGGACTGGCAGGGAGGGCGCCACCGGTGGGGACCCGGGATCGAGGGGAGGCCACCGTGGGCGACGGCGGAACGGGCCACCGGCGGCCGCGGGTGGCACCTACGGGGACGGTTCCCTGCacaggagggcggcggcagtggccaAGAGGAG GTCCATAATAGAAGTTTCTGGAGCTGCAAAATAG
- the LOC120650924 gene encoding serine/threonine-protein kinase PCRK2-like produces the protein MHCFRFPSWERGEREGDERRGPAAATTGRSLSARSNSSTTSTDPDVRRSASECCSLNASELSSAGSLGRCRQLSLSQRPPNALRVFTFQELRSATRGFSRSLMLGEGGFGCVYRGTIRSALEPRRSLDVAIKQLGRKGLQGHKEWMTEVNVLGVVDHANLVKLIGYCAEDEERGMQLLLVYEFMPNGSLADHLSARSPRPASWAMRLRVALDTARGLKYLHEESEFKIIFRDLKPSNILLDENWNAKLSDFGLARLGPQEGSHVSTAVVGTIGYAAPEYIHTGRLSTKNDIWSFGVVLYELLTGRRPLDRNRPRGEQNLVDWVKPYSSDAKKLETVIDPRLQGNYSIKSAAQLASVANKCLVRHARYRPKMSEVLEMVQKIVESSELGTPEPPLISNSKELVSDEKKRKGLDLKRRIADIRAGEGRWFAWQRWTPKLVRTQ, from the exons ATGCACTGCTTCCGGTTCCCGAGCTGGGAGCGGGGGGAGCGGGAGGGCGACGAGcggcgggggccggcggcggcgacgacggggcGGTCGCTGTCGGCGCGGTCCAACAGCAGCACGACGTCGACGGACCCCGACGTGCGGCGGTCGGCGTCCGAGTGCTGCTCCCTGAACGCGTCGGAGCTGAGCAGCGCCGGCTCCCTGGGGCGGTGCCGGCAGCTGTCGCTGTCGCAGCGGCCGCCCAACGCGCTCCGCGTCTTCACCTTCCAGGAGCTCAGGTCCGCCACCCGCGGGTTCAGCCGCTCGCTCATGCTCGGCGAGGGCGGCTTCGGCTGCGTCTACCGGGGCACCATCCGGAGCGCGCTCGAGCCGCGCCGGAGCCTCGACGTCGCCATCAAGCAGCTCGGCCGCAAGGGCCTGCAGGGGCACAAGGAGTGGATGACGGAGGTGAACGTGCTCGGGGTCGTCGACCACGCCAACCTCGTCAAGCTCATCGGCTACTGCGCCGAGGACGAAGAGCGCGGGATGCAGCTGCTGCTCGTCTACGAGTTCATGCCCAACGGGAGCCTGGCCGACCATCTGTCCGCGAGGTCGCCGCGGCCGGCCTCTTGGGCGATGAGGCTCAGGGTGGCGCTGGACACCGCTCGAGGGTTGAAGTATCTCCATGAAGAATCCGAATTCAAG ATAATATTTAGGGATCTGAAGCCATCGAACATTCTTCTCGATGAGAACTGGAACGCGAAACTGTCAGACTTCGGCTTGGCGAGATTAGGACCTCAAGAAGGAAGCCATGTCTCCACAGCG GTGGTGGGGACAATTGGATATGCAGCTCCTGAATACATCCACACAGGACGCCTCAGCACCAAGAATGACATATGGAGCTTCGGTGTGGTGCTTTACGAGCTCCTCACAGGCCGGCGACCTCTCGACCGAAATAGGCCGAGAGGCGAGCAGAATCTCGTGGACTGGGTGAAGCCCTACTCTTCTGACGCTAAGAAGCTTGAGACTGTGATCGATCCGAGGCTTCAAGGGAACTATAGCATAAAATCAGCAGCCCAGCTTGCGTCAGTGGCAAACAAGTGCCTGGTGCGCCATGCTAGGTACCGCCCCAAGATGAGCGAGGTGCTCGAGATGGTCCAAAAGATTGTCGAGAGCAGCGAACTTGGAACACCGGAGCCTCCCCTGATCAGCAACTCAAAAGAATTAGTGAGtgatgaaaagaaaaggaaaggccTTGATTTGAAGAGAAGAATCGCAGATATTAGAGCTGGGGAGGGGAGATGGTTTGCATGGCAAAGATGGACACCCAAGCTTGTGAGAACACAATGA
- the LOC120650922 gene encoding pentatricopeptide repeat-containing protein At5g08305-like, translating to MPPPLTSPPLPPHLLRPLHGRTLTTELLDPLIRSTSSSPSPSLSFSLFVLLLRSALRPSHLTFPFLARAAARLSSASLAAALHAHPLRLGLLPADLHVANSLVHAYAACALPDHARRVFDEIPLPNLVSWNALLDGYAKCRDLPAARKVFAGMPARDVVSWSAMIDGCVKCGEHREALAVFEMMENTAAVEEEEGRARVRANDVTMVSVLGACAHLGDLERGRRVHQCLRERGFALKLRLATSLVDMYAKCGAIREALDVFRSVPAENTDVLIWNAMIGGLAVHGMGTESLEMFQDMQRAGVAPDEITYLCLLSACVHGRLVDEAWMFFRLLEAQGLRPHVEHYACLVDVLGRAGRLEEAYSVVKSMPMQPSVSVLGALLNACHLHGWVELGEVIGRQLVQLQPDHDGRYIGLSNIYAVARRWQEAKKARKVMEERGVKKVPGFSEIDVGGGISRFIAQDKTHPGSAQIYDLLNLIAMEMKIKDDDAIPDYLSAHC from the coding sequence ATGCCGCCTCCGCTTACCTCCCCGCCACTGCCCCCGCATCTCCTCCGCCCCCTCCACGGCCGCACGCTCACCACCGAGCTCCTCGACCCCCTCATCCGGTctacctcctcctcgccgtctccctccctctccttctccctcttcgtcctcctcctccgctccgCCCTCCGCCCGTCCCACCTCACCTTCCCtttcctcgcccgcgccgcggcgcgcctGTCCTCCGCCTCCCTCGCGGCCGCGCTCCACGCGCACCCGCTGCGGCtcggcctcctccccgccgaCCTCCACGTCGCCAACTCCCTCGTCCATGCGTACGCCGCCTGCGCCCTGCCGGACCACGCGCGCCGGGTGTTCGACGAAATCCCCCTGCCCAACCTCGTCTCCTGGAACGCGCTCCTGGACGGGTACGCCAAGTGCCGGGACCTCCCCGCCGCGCGCAAGGTGTTCGCTGGGATGCCCGCGCGGGACGTGGTGTCGTGGAGCGCCATGATCGATGGGTGCGTCAAATGCGGGGAGCACCGGGAAGCACTCGCGGTGTTCGAGATGATGGAGAACACCGCTGcagtggaggaggaagagggcagGGCCAGGGTGAGGGCGAACGACGTCACGATGGTGAGCGTGCTCGGCGCGTGCGCGCACCTGGGGGACCTCGAGCGTGGGAGGCGGGTGCATCAGTGTCTCAGGGAGCGGGGCTTCGCTCTGAAACTCAGGCTCGCCACCTCGCTGGTTGACATGTACGCCAAGTGCGGGGCGATCCGTGAGGCGCTGGATGTGTTCCGGTCTGTGCCAGCCGAGAACACTGATGTTCTGATATGGAACGCCATGATCGGTGGCCTTGCGGTGCATGGCATGGGCACTGAGTCGCTGGAAATGTTCCAGGACATGCAGCGTGCTGGTGTTGCACCAGATGAGATCACGTACCTCTGTCTGTTGAGTGCTTGTGTCCACGGTCGTCTGGTGGATGAGGCTTGGATGTTCTTCCGCTTGCTCGAGGCGCAAGGGCTAAGACCGCACGTTGAGCACTATGCTTGCCTGGTAGATGTGCTTGGTCGAGCAGGGCGCTTGGAAGAAGCATATAGTGTTGTTAAGAGCATGCCAATGCAGCCCAGTGTTTCTGTGCTTGGTGCTCTCCTGAATGCATGTCATTTACATGGATGGGTAGAGCTTGGTGAGGTAATCGGCAGGCAGCTTGTCCAATTGCAGCCAGATCATGATGGCAGGTACATTGGCTTGTCCAATATCTACGCTGTTGCCAGGCGGTGGCAAGAGGCGAAGAAAGCAAGAAAGGTGATGGAGGAGAGGGGTGTAAAGAAGGTCCCTGGGTTTAGTGAGATTGATGTTGGTGGAGGGATCTCCAGGTTCATTGCCCAGGACAAGACTCATCCAGGCTCAGCGCAGATTTATGACTTGCTGAATCTGATAGCAATGGAGATGAAAATTAAGGATGATGATGCCATTCCAGATTACCTTAGTGCACACTGCTAG